A DNA window from Fusobacterium sp. contains the following coding sequences:
- a CDS encoding cupin domain-containing protein, with protein MKKLLLGLCCLASFGIAYGSENQTVTFKDKQAVYKGPEEFFTGDVQVKAMTDTNDTTNYGTAYVTFAPRARSAWHTHPAGQTLIVVSGKAWTQEWNGKKTEAKAGDIIWCPTGVKHWHGASPDGEMTHLTITGVKDGKNVEWLEKVTDEQYLAD; from the coding sequence ATGAAAAAATTATTATTGGGATTATGCTGTTTAGCAAGTTTTGGAATTGCATATGGAAGTGAGAATCAAACAGTAACATTTAAAGACAAACAGGCTGTATATAAAGGACCAGAAGAATTCTTTACAGGAGATGTGCAAGTAAAAGCAATGACAGATACAAATGATACCACTAATTATGGAACTGCATATGTTACTTTTGCTCCTAGAGCAAGATCAGCATGGCATACACACCCAGCCGGACAAACATTGATTGTTGTTTCGGGTAAAGCTTGGACACAAGAATGGAATGGAAAAAAAACAGAAGCTAAAGCAGGAGATATTATCTGGTGTCCAACAGGAGTAAAACACTGGCATGGAGCATCTCCTGATGGAGAGATGACACATCTGACTATTACTGGAGTAAAAGATGGAAAGAATGTAGAATGGCTTGAAAAAGTTACTGATGAACAATATTTAGCTGATTAA